The DNA sequence aaatacttttatgAAGGACATGTAGGGGCCGCTTATTGTGATTAGttacaaattataattattaaccACTCTAATAAGGCCTCCAAAGACTGGGAAATCTGTCATATCAGAGATGTGCTTATCAACAGAACTTGAGAACGCACGGTAAGATTTCAAGGGCTGttctttatgacatcacactttTCACAAATAAGAATTACCCCATAAGTTAGATGTCATCACTTGAAGACAGCTATTACAGAATATTCTCAGATAAACTCTAACTTCCAACTCATTTAGTGAGTTTTACAACACTGCATATCCATAAAATCATGCATACTTCCAATGATCTGTCACCTTGTGACCTGAGAATAAacatttaaagtatttaaaactgtaaataGTAGACACAGCAAAGGCTCCAATTGATAAAGCACCATGTGGTGTTTAAAActttgagtttttaaaaagaaattattttagtgTGTcacctaaaaaataaataaaaaaatcctggaTCTAGATAAACCTACATCAAACTAAATAATCTCACAAAACAGcctctaaaacaaaaacaagagggAAAAGCTGACATTTGCCACAAAACATCATTCAATCAAGTAAATGAGATTGAGCTAACCGCATTAGTAATTTTCTGTTCCGCTCACCTTACAGTCAATTTCAGTTTTAGCAGTTccagggagaaacagagacagactggACTTTTCAAGGGGACACACTGATAAGACCCACAGATATCATAACACTGACTATTTCAAAGCTCACTCCCAGGTTGGTCATGCTAATGgtgcattgaaatatttaacaaCCTGGCAAAATATAATTAGTGCACACACTTAAGAAATTGCAGGCATGTCAATACTTAaagcatgttttctttttttttccagtacatatggaacatttttaaaaataatgctctTCAAGATACCAATTCAAACTCGATATTTAGTTACATATATCTATGTCTATGTATCTTctctatatatatgtatatatatatagttttgcttagtatttttctgcattaatatttttaattgttcacaACCTATACAAAGGATTATACAGGATATTATTGGTCAAAGAGCATTACAGGCACGCAACAGCAAAGAGGAAATCCTCCAGACAATGTAAACTTTCAAAAATGACAGGTTCAAACAACAGTAAGCAAACTGTAGaccttttgttttcttaaatcGTGTAATCAGTTTGCTCAAAGTTACAATTCGAAAAATAAATCCACATGCTATGCAATGATACAGTAAAAATGTGAGCGGTTTGTGAGTACTCTAAGACTTGGTTGTCCACAGAGATCTAGTGATATTAACCTTCTTGTCATTGTTGGCAGTCAGTACAGAAAGTGCCCATTTCTTAATTTCCAAATGGACAATggaatgagggagaggaggactaCAAAAGCACGAATTGGTGAGAAAAAGTCTCAAATTTGGTCCAGAGATTGTCATATTTAAAGGTATTTCCTATGCTTGACTAAGAAGACATGCAATTCCAGGCCGGAATCTTCCACCTTTCTGACTGCGCGCCGTTGCGGCTGATGTGAATAAAACCTTTCACAAAGAATGTCAGCTTTGAATCCCATGGCCCTCATGTGGCCGGATGCACAGAGATGAGGCTTGAAACGAACGCTTGTGTACCGAAACAACGCTAATGTTCCAGGGTGTGCAAACATGTCACCACGTGGTGCTTTTGGTAGCAGGCTTTGACATTTTTCACCGCCTTGTAGTCTCACGGCAGTCCTTATTAATTAGGGAAATTGTACGTTAAAGGACATGTGTTTGAGACAGCAGCAAACAGGCATTTGCCTCCATGGAGGATGTCAGGAAGCAGAACtatcccagtgagcaaaagccagacTACAGACATCTaaaggggtggaaatctagggttgagaaatattttgacataaacaaactaggttaaccccaataaAGCTCACGTCTTTCCTGGATGTAGCCTAGCTATGTTCTAGTCAGCAAGAAAACTTACACTTTTCAAACAACTATAAccaggttttcacctgaatgcctagatggaatttcactgacttttcaccacaaaaatatttactggGATATAATGCTCTCACTGTAAAGGGAGGATTTCGTGGACCCATACCAGATAAGAACTATTTCAAAAGCTCTACAGTCTTCCCACTTCATACTTCACAAGTGGCCATGTCTGCACTTACTCTGTGCATTTGTGAGCACAGAACGGTGTTCTCGGACAATTACAATGACCTATACTATGaatctctgtgctgttttctgATTGCTCTTCAGTTTCTCAAAACGGTGTATGCTGTAACCTGGAGGCACAACCGTTACCATTCATGCCCTAACTGTAGAaggttgtttaatgttttgtgatGGTGTATAAATATACCATATTTAGTCATTCTCTTTCTGTAATGACAATTTTTGATATGCATTCTAGATTAAATAACTGTTATTAATAATTAGATTAAAAATTCAACAACGGATAATGCTAACctaaaatgtgctttacatGAATTCTGTCTCAATTCATTCTGTACAGCATATTAAGACTATAGACTATATTGTACTGGCTATACGCAATTGCTTTTGTTTATAATATCATAAATGCAGGCATTATTACATATTAATGCACAACAAATAAAGGCTTTTCTCCACTAGTCATACTGTATATGGATGATACCAGGCCAGATctcagcacattcagatgcCTATAGGATATGCATACAgtccaaaacatttatttttaattctgttctaagagaagagaaaatgaataatacattagtTCTCAAAGATCTGGAGACCTTGGATATTCATACACCTACTAGGGTCATTAATCAATTACTATTTTTAATGGCAATTCTGGTTTCATATAATAAGAAAAAAGGAAGCTAATCCTTCAATAGCAGTAGtcataaaacacaaatgagGTGGAATTTGACAAGTGAATGCTCATGGTATGGGGAAGAAGTTTCAATCAGATATTTTCTTATATATTTGTAGACTATGTAACTAATACTACTGTATATTGTGTACAGTTTACTGAAAATCAAAAACCCATTTGGAGACATTAATGTCCCAAACTGGAGGCCTTAATTATTGTAAAATAGTATCTAAAGTAGAAAAATACTGGTGTTATCATCTTCttgacatgcaaacacagaatATTCAGTGTTTTACTGGTAAAATCCTTAAAGACTGAGAAATTATCTGTTCAAACACATACAGTTACAAATCATGGGCAACCTCAACAGGAatacttttaaaagaaaattgcacAAACTTTGCTACTACTGTAAACTTACAGTACATCACAAAACTTGATCTTTAAAAATCGTGTTACATGTTCTTACATGATTGGTTTCACACACAATTCCCACTTCACCCAATTATAGCACAAAGATTACACTTGAAcacctttttcttttcagagGAGAACATTTGTCAGAACTGTCGTTTGTTTTGTCTTCAACACCTTCGCGTAATTTAAACGTCTCAAAAGAATACCATAGCTTTACGAAACCAATGCATGTGACAGGAAAACGTATCCATGGTTACATTCAGGAATACCATGAGGTGGAGGAGTATTACAGTACACAAGAATGTATGCAGGACTGAGGTGTGTGATTCTGTAATACTTGCAGTACtggagaaaaatgtgtgcaataTCTCCATGCTATGTTGGTTGCTATGATACAGCAAAGGCCCCGTGTACAAAGGCAGACACTGCTGAACTAACTGTAATAAAAATAGGATGAGTTTTGGCACAAAAACAGCAGTTATCAGTTATTAATCTAGGCAGCTAGAGCTAAAGAGGTTCACTGATTCGGCAATGTCCCCTTAAGCAgtgacatacacacagaggtTCACTCCATTATAATATATGAAACATAAGGAATGCTGGGAAAGCCTATATTAAGTCTCTTGGCAGCTTTTACATTAggaaatttaaggacaaatcaTTGCCTTGCAATGATACCCTGTCACTCTCTCCTTAAACAGTAGCAGACACAGAGGCTCACTCCATTATAGAATATGAAACAGATGGAATGTTGGGAACGTCTCTTGGTGTCTTTAACACTAAGGAATTGAAGGATAAATTACTGCCCAGccattgattaaaaatgactCTTATTCACAAATATTCAAGGACCTTTTAAATACAAACCAGCTTTTGAAGCATATTCACACGATCTTCAGTATATCATAGtgagaaatgtttgtttttttgattatATGACGTTTCATCTCATTCCAAGCAATACTGGGTTCCCTAGTGGTTCACATAAGaacaaatgctaaaaacaaTTTTGGCCATATTTGAGATCGTATAGTAACGCATTCTTGAGAAATGAGCACTTCTGCATAACAGCAGGTGCATTTTTTCTCAAATGGTAGGGTGTAAATTAACAAGGCAATATTTTCAAGTCATAGAGGGAAAATCTACAGTTTAGCAGATTAATGTGGGTTAATAGGCAGTGAATCAGGAGGGcttttgtggaaaatggcagCACAATGGCCATCATAAATACTCTTAAATACAGTGACTCAAATAAGGGCCCAGGAGTACCAAGAAGGAGTACCGGAATCTTTTAGACTTTCCTGTTTCACTTGTCATGCCTCTGTTGTCTAACATCTACTTGTGTTGTGAGTGGAGTGTATCTCTGCGTATGTGTTCATCCATGAGGTGGGGGCCCTGccagggtggtgggggtggggggggggtaaggttTGGGAGAGGCGGGAGAAGATTTGGCCTAGCATGCACACTTTTTCTCGTTGGAAGGGGGAGCCGCCAGTTTGCTGGCGCCGTCCCCGTTGGGGGCATCCTGGGTGGGCTTGTCCACACACTGCTCCATGCGCTTCATCACCAGATCTAGAAGTGTGATCACGGCCTTGTCCACTTCCGAACCCGTGGCTGCACTCGTCTCAAAGTAAGGGATCCTGACAAAAATGAGAAGACAGAAAGTTTTCCCCTTATTTCACCAGGTGGGTGGCAgctcttttctcattttcagtaTTAATTTTCCAGTACATACTTCTATGGTGCTATTTCCAAGGATGCAAATGCAGTCAGCAAATGATTAACTTCCTGATTATTGACTGAATAGTGGAAAGTGAATTTAGTTAGTATAGCCTTCTTTGCTCCTCTTTGTGACATGTtttcttataattattattatgctaaAATATGACGTTTATGGTGTTTACAATTCGTCTCTTACTTAGAACAGCGTTGCGAATGTCCTGACACAACACGCACATCCACGTGTCTCCCCTGCAGTGGGGTTCGGTCATAAACGCAGCTGAGATGGGATTAACTGGACGTTCAAAATTAAGGTGAGAATCGGATATGACCTGGATCGTGTTGGGcgccaataataaataatcgaaaaataaataaattgaagaTTAAGGTGTGATCGCTCCGAGGAGGAGAAGTTCTAGAGAGCGCGTATTGTAAAGAGAAAGAggataatgtaggctacaatagACTACAAGCACAAACGGCTTTTTAAATGGTCCGTATGTTAACGCGCTTTTGTAGAAACCCGGCTTCCAGCTGTTTTTGAAAGTGTAAAGGACTGATGCGTCGTTAACAGTTTGGCTAATGAGCTTCGTCGTTTCAAGAAACATATTGTGGAAGCTGAAGTTTCAATGCATCAGACTACTAAAAGACGCCAGTTTGCCATTCCCTGCTGTAAGAAATGACGGTGGAGCAATCTCTTCTCCTTCTCACTTTACTCGTGATTTTGTTGTATAGCTAGTTCACGTTCTACCTACGACTGCGCGTACCTTTCACGTGTAGGTTATTTGTCGCTTAAACGAAATTTAAAGGAACTGCTCCAAAATTAATGGAGACAAGGAGGAAAACGCCAGGCCTTGGAAAACGCTTTGGAGACTGGACCGTTGTGGGTTAAAGGACTGCTTCCTACGTCTGGGGTAAGTTTCTCCGTTTGGATTATTCAGGTTTCGTTTGTTTTGTGGTAGGTTACATGCTCCACACACATTGGTCCTCTACAAATTTCGGAGTTCTTGGTCAGAACTCTGAATCCAAACCAATCACGTGACCTGTTGTAACAaaatcattcacaaaatgtgcaTGAAATTTAGAAAACAATTTCATGTCACTATAAATTGTCATGTACACCTTGGTGCtgcattgtaaaaataaatacataataaaaacagttctctgctaaactggggttttttttttggtatcagTACAGACTTCTCTTGACATTGTCATTGTTACTGTTGCTGTGGAAACTGCCATTCAACTTTTAAACAAAGCGTTATTTTTAACAACTAGTCACAATTTCAATGGGAAATGACAAGTGTGCCTAGTTTGATGGATGTAGTATTCATAGTTTTATAAGGTCCCACTTACCCATACTTGTCTGCTAGCTCCTTCGCTTGCTTCTCTTGCACTTCTCTTTGATCAGCCAGGTCTGCCTTATTGCCAACTAGTACTATGTCTGGATTTTCACAGTAAGCGTTGGCCTGGAGCTGACCTGAAATTTACAAAGAAGATGTGATTAATCTGGGTGTTTGAAACAATGACAGTGAAGGCACAATATTCACAAAAAGGTTTTTGAAGCTAGTGGCTTCCCATTTGAAGCAGCAGGTTTCATAAAGTTAATATTTACATTCCTGTCCACAGTCTAGGctaattgttcttttttgttattaaactactgccaactgtggccagcaACCCTGCTGGGCAATGCACCGCTGCTGCTAGCATCTCTGCCATGTCTTATCGTGCACAAGGGACCCTGGCCAATCAGGCTGTCACAGTTCACCGTTTGAGTAGCATACGTCTTCCTCCACCTCATGTTTGTGCAAGCacaactgcagtgtgtaaagaagCAGGTGACATTATGCCTTGGAGGATAGTGCATGCTTGTCTCATGAGTCCGCAATGGAAGCTTGCGATGAGTGCTGCAGCATGAACTGGACTGAGCAATCCAATTCGGGCAGAAAGGGGTTggaaagcagaaaacaaaaagtgtggCGCCATGTTCGACATGAGCTATTTACAGTTGATCAAATGCCGTGTTTTAACCCTGGACTTATCGTGTTGTGTGACTTACTCATCCAGTTCCTGACATTCAGAAAGCTTTGTTGACTGGTGAGATCGAACATGAGCAGGAAGCCCATGGCATCTCTGAAGAAGGCTGTAGTGAGGCTCCTGAATCTGGAAGACATGGAAATCAGCTGTCTCATGAAACGGCGCTGTTCTGTGCTGACACAGCGCAATTCCACAGAACAGTACAGCGGCCTAACCACAGTAATATGGTAAAACCCACTGTGCCAAGTAACCTGGCCGTGCAAAAAGATATGGGTAATTTCTGAATTCATTAAACGGGGATTATTGTGCGGATATACAAGTCAGTTACTGTAACTACTGtaatttgtgtgggtgtgtatggaAATGACGGGAAAGGGAATGGCTCATTTGAGTCTCATTTGAGTCTCAGTGGAGTGAGGGTGAAATGGCTGCATAGTGTTTGAACTCCTTCACAGAGGCCTGTTTTACAATTGTTTTTGCATCCTCCCATTTTTGCACGGCAGAGACACTTGGCCTGTGTGCAAATCCTGAGCTCAGTTGGGATAATGCGCAACTGAATGACTTCAAACACTAGTTACAGTGGCGGGTCCTGCTACCATTAATGTCTTTAACAAAGGTCATACGACAGTTATTACCAAGtcattctggaaaaaataatagATATTTAAGCGTACCAACAAACCTTAATCATGAGAAGCAAGATGATAAATAAGTctattttcactgaaaagtTTGAATAACTGGCAATTAACAGACTTAGAATTCAGTAGTCAAAACTTCCTATAAGGACCTCCAAACAGAAAGTAACTCATGATGGCAGTTACACGATGGTGTGAACCCTCTTGACCTCTGCGTGTCACGTTATGATCCGGCCAGGGGGGGCGGTACCTACCTCTCCTGCCCCGCCGTGTCCCAGAGCTGAAGGTGCACTTTGAAGGTCTTCCCTGTGGTCCCATTGGAGTTGGTTGCCGTGTATACCTGAATGACCCCGGAGATGGAAAGAAAC is a window from the Anguilla anguilla isolate fAngAng1 chromosome 14, fAngAng1.pri, whole genome shotgun sequence genome containing:
- the rab27b gene encoding ras-related protein Rab-27B isoform X2; amino-acid sequence: MTDGDYDYLIKLLALGDSGVGKTTFLYRYTDNKFNPKFITTVGIDFREKRVVYTATNSNGTTGKTFKVHLQLWDTAGQERFRSLTTAFFRDAMGFLLMFDLTSQQSFLNVRNWMSQLQANAYCENPDIVLVGNKADLADQREVQEKQAKELADKYGIPYFETSAATGSEVDKAVITLLDLVMKRMEQCVDKPTQDAPNGDGASKLAAPPSNEKKCAC
- the rab27b gene encoding ras-related protein Rab-27B isoform X1, with amino-acid sequence MFCAVSTMTDGDYDYLIKLLALGDSGVGKTTFLYRYTDNKFNPKFITTVGIDFREKRVVYTATNSNGTTGKTFKVHLQLWDTAGQERFRSLTTAFFRDAMGFLLMFDLTSQQSFLNVRNWMSQLQANAYCENPDIVLVGNKADLADQREVQEKQAKELADKYGIPYFETSAATGSEVDKAVITLLDLVMKRMEQCVDKPTQDAPNGDGASKLAAPPSNEKKCAC